A window of Campylobacter ureolyticus contains these coding sequences:
- a CDS encoding NifS family cysteine desulfurase, which produces MKRVYLDNNATTMMAPEAYEAMLPYFCQKYGNPNSLHDFGIETTPALRKAMDQLYAGIGASDMDDIVITSCATESNNWVLKGIYFDKILNKDKDHIIISAVEHPAISHTCSFLEQLGVRITRLDVNSDGLINKEDLKNAIDDKTALVSIMWANNETGAIFPIKELAKIAHERGVLFHTDATQAVGKIKVNVMDAGVDFLSFSAHKFHGPKGVGGLYIRNSKKLTPLLHGGEHMGGRRSGTLNVGYIVAMGEALELANKFINMENVHVRRLRDKLEDALLQIPDVSVVGKKEFRTPNTILASIKGVEGEAMLWDLNKAGIAASTGSACASETLESNPIMEAIGADKELAHTALRLSLSRYNTEEEIDYAIEQIKKAVERLRAISSSFAYAPKNHKSGL; this is translated from the coding sequence ATGAAAAGAGTCTACTTAGACAACAATGCAACGACTATGATGGCACCTGAAGCTTATGAGGCAATGCTTCCATACTTTTGTCAAAAATATGGCAATCCAAACTCGCTTCACGACTTTGGCATAGAGACAACTCCTGCTTTAAGAAAGGCTATGGATCAGCTATATGCAGGAATTGGAGCATCAGATATGGATGATATAGTCATCACCTCTTGCGCAACTGAGAGTAATAACTGGGTTTTAAAAGGTATCTATTTTGATAAAATTTTAAATAAAGATAAAGACCATATTATCATCTCAGCAGTTGAGCATCCTGCTATTAGCCACACCTGTTCATTTTTGGAACAATTAGGTGTTAGGATAACAAGACTTGATGTAAATAGTGACGGGCTTATAAATAAAGAAGATTTAAAAAATGCAATTGATGATAAAACTGCCCTTGTTAGCATAATGTGGGCAAATAATGAAACAGGAGCAATTTTTCCAATAAAAGAGTTAGCTAAAATTGCCCATGAAAGAGGAGTTTTGTTTCACACAGATGCAACTCAAGCTGTTGGAAAAATCAAAGTAAATGTAATGGACGCGGGAGTTGATTTTTTAAGTTTTTCAGCACATAAATTTCATGGACCAAAAGGAGTTGGGGGACTTTATATAAGAAATTCTAAAAAACTTACTCCACTTTTACATGGTGGTGAGCATATGGGTGGACGAAGAAGTGGAACCTTAAATGTTGGCTATATAGTTGCTATGGGCGAGGCCTTAGAGCTTGCGAATAAATTTATAAATATGGAAAATGTACATGTAAGAAGACTAAGAGATAAGCTTGAAGATGCACTTTTACAAATTCCTGATGTAAGCGTTGTTGGAAAAAAAGAATTTAGAACTCCAAATACAATTTTAGCAAGCATTAAAGGTGTTGAAGGAGAGGCAATGCTTTGGGATTTAAATAAAGCTGGCATTGCTGCATCAACTGGATCTGCGTGTGCGAGTGAAACACTTGAAAGCAACCCTATAATGGAGGCAATTGGAGCCGATAAAGAGCTTGCTCATACAGCCTTAAGACTTTCTTTATCAAGATACAATACAGAAGAAGAGATCGATTATGCAATAGAGCAGATAAAAAAAGCAGTTGAGAGATTAAGAGCTATTTCAAGTAGTTTTGCGTATGCACCAAAAAATCATAAAAGCGGATTATAA
- the folE gene encoding GTP cyclohydrolase I FolE, which translates to MDNSKKNSIEFEKSVKNMLEILGEDPNREGLIKTPHRVFKAYEFMTSGYKQDPKVVLNDALFESSNNEMVLIKDIEFYSLCEHHLLPIIGRAHVAYIPNGKVVGLSKIPRMVNIFARRLQIQEQLTEQIAGALQEVINPRGVGVVLEARHMCIEMRGVEKINSTTTTSALRGSFISDPRTRKEFFSLINSSREARF; encoded by the coding sequence ATGGATAATAGCAAAAAAAATAGTATCGAATTTGAAAAATCTGTAAAAAATATGCTTGAAATTTTAGGAGAAGATCCAAACCGTGAAGGGTTGATAAAAACTCCACATAGAGTTTTTAAAGCTTATGAGTTTATGACAAGTGGATATAAACAAGATCCAAAAGTTGTGTTAAATGATGCTTTATTTGAAAGCTCAAACAACGAAATGGTCTTAATAAAAGATATAGAATTTTATAGCCTTTGCGAGCATCACTTATTGCCAATTATAGGAAGAGCACATGTTGCTTATATACCAAATGGAAAGGTTGTGGGATTATCTAAAATTCCAAGAATGGTAAATATATTTGCAAGAAGACTTCAAATCCAAGAGCAACTTACCGAGCAAATTGCTGGAGCTTTACAAGAAGTTATTAATCCGCGTGGTGTTGGGGTTGTTTTGGAAGCCAGGCATATGTGCATTGAAATGAGGGGAGTTGAAAAGATAAACTCTACAACTACAACTTCGGCACTAAGAGGAAGTTTTATTTCAGATCCAAGAACTAGGAAAGAGTTCTTTTCTTTAATAAACTCATCAAGAGAGGCTAGATTTTAA
- the tig gene encoding trigger factor: MEVSSKLINSANASIDAKFDAKSIENKVNEIAAKTAKQVKIDGFRPGKVPVNVVKKRYEKALLDDAKQELFKKAIDDGLKSLDKKQSDLLGEPVFAKFEEVDGGIDAIIEISFKPEIDIKGYEKLIPKYEIPEASKDEVKTKIDELLLMVAPLEKADKDSLEKGDFAKFDFEGFLDGKAFEGGSAKDYSLEIGSNQFIPGFEDAMIGLKPGEEKDINLTFPSDYNAKNLAGKDVVFKVKLHEIQAKNPAKKLDKKTLTELTGDEKLTIKAFEERIENQIKHDKFNKILNEELKPKFVDDMTEKFDFDLPKTIVEQEIDLQFRNSWNSFTKEDMEKFRTDKDALTNKREEFRKEAEKSVKLTFIIDELAKDRKVEVSDQELVQAIYFEAYQNGIDPKKHLETYQKQGILPAVKMALIEEKLFNDLFKLPEPKDEKADGKEDKKEEKPAKKTTKKATKEEGK, encoded by the coding sequence ATGGAAGTTAGTTCAAAACTGATTAATTCAGCAAATGCATCAATCGATGCTAAATTTGATGCAAAAAGCATTGAAAATAAAGTAAATGAAATAGCTGCTAAAACAGCAAAGCAAGTAAAAATTGATGGTTTTAGACCAGGAAAAGTCCCTGTAAATGTTGTTAAAAAAAGATATGAAAAAGCACTTTTAGATGATGCAAAACAAGAGCTTTTTAAAAAAGCTATCGATGATGGCTTAAAAAGTTTAGATAAAAAACAAAGTGATCTTTTAGGTGAGCCTGTTTTTGCAAAATTTGAAGAAGTTGATGGTGGCATAGACGCAATTATTGAAATTTCTTTTAAACCAGAGATTGATATAAAAGGATATGAAAAACTTATCCCTAAGTATGAAATTCCAGAAGCTTCAAAAGATGAAGTAAAAACAAAAATTGATGAATTGTTATTAATGGTTGCTCCACTTGAAAAAGCAGATAAAGATAGTCTTGAAAAAGGTGATTTTGCAAAATTTGACTTTGAGGGATTTTTAGACGGTAAGGCTTTTGAGGGTGGAAGTGCGAAAGATTATAGCTTAGAAATAGGCTCAAACCAGTTCATCCCAGGCTTTGAAGATGCAATGATAGGATTAAAACCTGGTGAAGAAAAAGATATTAATTTAACTTTTCCAAGTGATTATAATGCAAAAAATTTAGCTGGAAAAGATGTTGTTTTTAAAGTAAAACTACACGAAATTCAAGCTAAAAATCCTGCTAAAAAACTTGACAAAAAAACATTAACCGAACTTACTGGTGATGAAAAATTAACAATAAAAGCTTTTGAAGAAAGAATAGAAAACCAAATCAAACACGATAAATTTAACAAAATTTTAAATGAGGAGTTGAAGCCTAAATTTGTTGATGATATGACTGAAAAATTTGATTTTGATCTACCTAAAACTATAGTTGAACAAGAAATTGATTTACAATTTAGAAACTCATGGAATAGTTTTACAAAAGAGGATATGGAGAAATTTAGAACCGATAAAGATGCTTTAACAAATAAAAGAGAAGAGTTTAGAAAAGAGGCTGAAAAAAGCGTAAAACTAACATTTATAATTGATGAGCTTGCAAAAGACAGAAAAGTTGAAGTAAGCGATCAAGAGTTGGTTCAAGCTATTTATTTTGAAGCTTATCAAAACGGAATTGATCCTAAAAAACATCTTGAAACTTATCAAAAACAAGGAATTTTACCAGCTGTTAAAATGGCTTTAATAGAAGAAAAACTTTTTAATGATTTGTTTAAACTTCCTGAGCCAAAAGATGAAAAAGCAGATGGCAAAGAAGATAAAAAAGAAGAAAAACCTGCTAAAAAAACAACTAAAAAAGCGACTAAAGAAGAAGGGAAATAA
- the clpP gene encoding ATP-dependent Clp endopeptidase proteolytic subunit ClpP codes for MAFYIPYVIEKSSRGERSYDIYSRLLKDRIIMLSGEINDDVASSIVSQLLFLEAEDPEKDIYLYINSPGGVVTSGLSIYDTMNYIRADVSTICIGQAASMGAFLLSCGAKDKRFALPNSRIMIHQPLGGAQGQATDIEIQANEILRIKKTLNEILAKNTNQSIKKIEKDTDRDFFMSAAEAKEYGIIDKILEKSSK; via the coding sequence ATGGCATTTTACATACCTTATGTTATTGAAAAATCTAGCAGAGGCGAAAGAAGCTATGATATTTACTCACGTCTTTTAAAAGATAGAATTATTATGTTAAGTGGCGAAATAAACGATGATGTGGCAAGCTCTATTGTATCTCAACTACTTTTTTTGGAAGCAGAAGATCCTGAAAAAGATATCTATTTGTACATAAATAGTCCAGGTGGTGTTGTTACAAGTGGGCTTAGTATTTATGATACAATGAATTATATAAGAGCTGATGTTAGCACGATTTGTATCGGTCAAGCTGCCTCAATGGGTGCGTTTTTACTAAGCTGTGGAGCAAAAGATAAAAGATTTGCTCTACCAAACTCACGTATTATGATTCATCAACCACTTGGTGGAGCTCAAGGTCAAGCAACAGATATTGAAATTCAAGCAAATGAAATTTTGAGAATCAAAAAAACATTAAATGAAATTTTGGCTAAAAATACAAACCAAAGCATAAAAAAGATAGAAAAAGATACCGATAGAGACTTTTTCATGAGTGCGGCTGAAGCAAAAGAGTATGGAATTATCGATAAGATCTTAGAAAAGAGTTCAAAATAA
- the def gene encoding peptide deformylase, translated as MVLEVLTYPDKRLYQKSKSVEKFDENLHKFLDDMYETMIAKKGIGLAAIQVGKPLRALVINLLNEEGIQDKNDLIEIINPEILEKNGEITYQEGCLSVPEFFEDVTRSSDIKVRFQNRFGEFIELSASELLAVCVQHEMDHLDGHLFIEKISYSQKKKFSKEYKKRLKEKSK; from the coding sequence ATGGTTTTAGAAGTTTTAACATATCCAGATAAAAGACTGTATCAAAAGTCTAAAAGTGTTGAGAAATTTGATGAGAATTTGCATAAATTTTTAGATGATATGTATGAAACTATGATAGCTAAAAAAGGCATTGGACTTGCGGCAATTCAAGTTGGTAAACCACTTCGAGCTTTGGTTATAAATTTATTAAACGAAGAGGGCATCCAAGATAAAAATGACCTAATTGAGATAATAAATCCTGAAATTTTAGAAAAAAATGGAGAGATTACCTATCAAGAGGGTTGTCTTTCGGTGCCTGAGTTTTTTGAAGATGTTACAAGATCAAGTGATATAAAAGTAAGATTTCAAAATAGATTTGGCGAGTTTATAGAGCTTAGTGCAAGTGAGCTTTTAGCTGTTTGTGTGCAGCATGAAATGGATCATTTAGACGGACATCTTTTTATAGAAAAAATTAGCTATAGCCAAAAGAAAAAATTTTCAAAAGAGTATAAAAAAAGGTTAAAAGAAAAATCAAAATGA
- a CDS encoding YifB family Mg chelatase-like AAA ATPase produces the protein MKSLKCATFSDSLDIVTVESSFLRGLPSFNITGLANTTIKESENRIKASLLSINFNFPPQKIVINLSPSDIPKKGSHFDLAIALLIALQKDKFDESFFIFGELGLNAQAKSTNSLFSLLLFLSEKVEFAKVLVPKDIALKAATIPNLEVYAISNLTEALNFFLDDEIKSEFLVSKPHPIFEKTIKIKDKIFIPNFDFSLDFSEVKGQARAKRASLIAASGMHNILYEGSPGCGKSMCAKRLVYILPPQSPKEVMLSVAYESLNNKNVEFSAVRPFRSPHHTSTRSSIFGGGSHSAKVGEVALANGGVLFFDEFPHFGKKILESLREPLEDNKILISRVNSKVEYQTQFLFAAAQNPCPCGNLFSKNATCICSEMEIKRYKSTISAPLLDRIDLYVAMDEISKDDKATITSKKMYEKVLIAFKAQVLRGQNELNAKLSDKEVSKFCILETPAKDALNTAISRFNLSQRGINKTLKVARTIADLEEKNEISKNHIMESLSYRIRGFE, from the coding sequence ATGAAGTCTTTAAAATGTGCAACTTTTAGCGACTCTTTGGATATCGTAACGGTTGAATCATCATTTTTAAGAGGGCTTCCTTCTTTTAACATTACAGGTCTTGCAAACACCACAATAAAAGAGAGTGAAAACCGCATAAAAGCCTCTCTTTTATCTATAAATTTTAACTTTCCACCACAAAAAATAGTTATAAATTTATCGCCATCAGATATCCCAAAAAAGGGAAGTCATTTTGATTTAGCGATTGCACTTTTAATCGCACTTCAAAAAGATAAATTTGATGAGAGTTTTTTTATATTTGGCGAACTTGGGTTAAATGCTCAAGCCAAAAGCACAAATTCACTTTTTTCACTACTTTTATTTTTGAGTGAAAAAGTTGAGTTTGCTAAAGTTTTAGTTCCAAAAGATATTGCTTTAAAAGCTGCGACTATTCCAAATTTGGAAGTTTATGCTATCTCAAATTTAACAGAAGCTTTAAATTTTTTCTTAGATGATGAGATAAAAAGTGAGTTTTTAGTCTCAAAACCTCATCCAATTTTTGAAAAAACAATTAAAATAAAAGATAAAATTTTTATTCCAAATTTTGATTTTAGCCTTGATTTTAGCGAAGTAAAAGGACAAGCTAGAGCAAAAAGAGCAAGTCTTATAGCAGCAAGTGGAATGCACAATATCCTTTATGAGGGAAGTCCTGGATGTGGTAAAAGCATGTGTGCAAAACGCCTTGTTTATATACTTCCGCCACAAAGTCCAAAAGAAGTTATGCTAAGCGTGGCGTATGAGTCTTTAAACAATAAAAATGTTGAGTTTAGCGCTGTGCGACCTTTTAGAAGTCCTCACCACACTTCAACAAGAAGCTCTATTTTTGGTGGCGGATCACACTCGGCAAAAGTTGGCGAAGTTGCACTGGCAAATGGTGGAGTGCTGTTTTTTGATGAGTTTCCACACTTTGGCAAAAAAATCTTAGAAAGCCTAAGAGAGCCACTTGAGGATAATAAAATTTTAATTTCTCGTGTAAATTCAAAAGTAGAGTATCAGACACAATTTTTATTTGCAGCAGCGCAAAATCCCTGCCCTTGTGGAAATTTATTTAGTAAAAATGCCACTTGCATCTGTTCAGAAATGGAGATAAAACGCTATAAAAGCACCATTTCAGCGCCACTTTTAGATAGAATAGATCTTTATGTTGCTATGGATGAGATCTCAAAAGATGATAAAGCTACAATAACCAGTAAAAAGATGTATGAAAAAGTATTAATCGCTTTTAAAGCTCAAGTTTTAAGAGGACAAAATGAGCTAAACGCAAAACTTAGCGATAAAGAAGTTTCTAAATTTTGCATTTTAGAAACACCAGCAAAAGATGCTTTAAATACAGCTATTTCAAGGTTTAATTTATCGCAACGAGGCATAAACAAAACTCTAAAAGTCGCTCGAACCATAGCTGATCTAGAAGAAAAAAATGAAATTTCAAAAAATCATATAATGGAAAGTCTGAGTTATAGAATAAGGGGATTTGAGTGA
- a CDS encoding bifunctional ADP-dependent NAD(P)H-hydrate dehydratase/NAD(P)H-hydrate epimerase, which translates to MINLYYDTKMLDERAISEFGLSDEILQENAASKIEEVIRQNLKEKSKILFICGSGNNAADAICTARKLSNDYECDIFLTSNKLNLLASMQLDRAKKAHVNLVENLEFSAYECFVDGIFGSGLNRDMSDKVCKIIDELNKAKGLKIAVDIPSGVTKSGKIAKNAFIADFTITMGALKLALFLDSSKDLVGKIILANLGISKANFETKSDSFLLEKTDLNLPFRHLQDTNKGNFGHLYVISGDLKGAAIIAANAGFSIGAGLVSVVSDEKIPNLDPFIMQTNSFGKAKVVVAGCGLGEKTLNLELLKDKICVIDADLCYKKEIIPFLEKNENLVLTPHPKEFASLLNLAGFGDFSIKDVQANRFDLARKWSEKFNSVLVLKGANTIISYKDKIFVSNFGLNILAKAGSGDALAGIIGGLLAQNYSPFEAAINGVLAHSLSVLNFKKNSYALTPNDIIEGIKCL; encoded by the coding sequence GTGATAAATTTATACTATGACACAAAAATGCTTGATGAAAGAGCAATAAGTGAGTTTGGATTAAGTGATGAAATTTTACAAGAAAACGCCGCTTCAAAAATCGAAGAAGTAATTAGACAAAATTTAAAAGAAAAATCAAAAATTTTATTTATTTGTGGTAGTGGCAACAACGCTGCAGATGCGATCTGTACAGCTAGAAAACTATCAAATGACTATGAGTGCGATATTTTCTTAACTTCAAATAAGTTAAATTTACTTGCTTCAATGCAGCTTGATAGAGCAAAAAAAGCTCATGTAAATTTAGTTGAAAATCTAGAATTTAGTGCGTATGAATGCTTTGTGGATGGAATTTTTGGAAGTGGTTTAAACCGCGATATGAGCGATAAAGTTTGCAAAATCATAGATGAATTAAACAAAGCAAAAGGTTTAAAAATCGCTGTTGATATCCCAAGCGGGGTAACTAAAAGTGGCAAAATCGCTAAAAATGCTTTTATAGCGGACTTTACAATTACAATGGGAGCTTTAAAACTAGCACTTTTTTTAGATAGTTCAAAAGATTTAGTTGGTAAGATAATTCTAGCAAATTTAGGCATTAGCAAAGCAAATTTTGAAACAAAAAGCGATAGTTTTTTACTTGAAAAAACTGATTTAAATTTACCATTTAGACATTTACAAGATACAAATAAAGGGAATTTTGGGCATCTTTATGTAATAAGTGGGGATTTAAAAGGAGCTGCGATAATTGCTGCAAACGCTGGTTTTAGCATAGGAGCTGGACTAGTTAGCGTGGTAAGTGATGAAAAAATACCAAATTTAGATCCATTTATTATGCAGACAAACTCATTTGGCAAAGCAAAAGTTGTAGTTGCTGGATGTGGGCTTGGAGAAAAAACTCTAAACTTAGAACTTTTAAAAGATAAAATTTGCGTAATAGATGCTGATTTGTGTTACAAAAAAGAAATCATACCATTTTTAGAAAAAAATGAGAATTTAGTTCTAACACCTCATCCAAAAGAATTTGCTTCGCTGTTAAATTTGGCTGGGTTTGGAGATTTCAGCATAAAAGATGTTCAAGCTAATAGATTTGATTTAGCTAGAAAATGGAGTGAAAAATTTAATAGTGTTTTAGTTTTAAAAGGTGCAAATACAATAATTTCTTATAAAGACAAAATTTTTGTTTCTAATTTTGGCTTAAATATATTAGCAAAAGCTGGAAGCGGAGATGCATTAGCTGGCATTATAGGCGGTCTTTTGGCTCAAAACTACTCACCATTTGAAGCAGCAATTAATGGAGTTTTAGCTCATTCGTTAAGCGTTTTAAATTTCAAAAAAAACTCATACGCACTAACTCCAAATGATATAATAGAAGGTATAAAATGTCTGTAA
- the purN gene encoding phosphoribosylglycinamide formyltransferase, whose product MSVKKIAILFSGNGSNLENILKKVHNKTFNGTTIKCELLICNKKDAFGIQRAKKYGLETVIIEHKNFNSREEFDEKLVNLIKQKDIDLTILAGFMRILTPVFTKNVKAINLHPSILPLFKGANAIKESFESDMLVGGVSVHFVSEELDGGKLINQLVFYRKKGMSLDEWEENIHALEYEILPKTIIELLAFSN is encoded by the coding sequence ATGTCTGTAAAAAAAATAGCAATTTTATTTAGTGGAAACGGCTCAAATTTAGAAAATATCCTAAAAAAAGTTCATAATAAAACTTTTAATGGCACTACGATAAAATGCGAACTTTTAATTTGTAATAAAAAAGACGCTTTTGGTATCCAAAGAGCTAAAAAATACGGGCTTGAAACTGTTATAATCGAGCATAAAAATTTTAACTCACGAGAAGAATTTGATGAAAAGCTTGTAAATTTAATAAAACAAAAAGATATTGATTTAACGATTTTAGCTGGATTTATGAGGATTTTAACGCCAGTTTTTACCAAAAATGTAAAAGCTATAAATCTGCATCCTTCAATCCTTCCACTTTTTAAAGGTGCAAACGCTATAAAAGAAAGTTTTGAAAGCGATATGCTAGTTGGTGGCGTTAGCGTGCATTTTGTAAGCGAAGAACTAGACGGTGGAAAACTCATAAATCAACTAGTTTTTTATAGGAAAAAAGGTATGAGTTTAGATGAATGGGAAGAAAATATCCACGCCCTTGAATATGAAATTTTACCAAAAACCATAATAGAGCTTTTAGCTTTTTCTAATTAA